A window from Pseudanabaena sp. BC1403 encodes these proteins:
- a CDS encoding ATP-binding protein — translation MSNLEFLHACNASFSICLQKEASYYIDLAPARGENVVKRMRRAIALSPNKPTYQLLSGHIGSGKSTELLRLKFELEQQGFAVIYCAVDQHLQLHEVGLAELWLVILKLILQQLESKGDSISLTYLPNAIAEIEKWMRIIPSINITTSGQRLQRILQTLQDNGQNRRQLHRHMETRLTNLLIVAIEEVTGVAVDRIKQTGKKGLVILVDNLDRLSIEQSDQIFGKGSKYLRQFQCHTIYTLQLLAITHLSEQLQPKGTAPIVLPNLQLCDRNNVVNPESLNLLRQVVLARMLPNIAPELRLDQVTDCFENLETLDRLCLASRGHLPYLLSLLQGCLQSQDPPIRLELLNQVLDSDRTTRLSTIRDRDRQALHECVTSDYALTPETINLCRRLLLFAHHDNQGYWFSSPFI, via the coding sequence ATGTCAAATCTAGAATTCCTTCATGCTTGTAACGCCAGTTTTTCCATCTGTTTACAAAAAGAAGCATCGTACTATATAGATTTAGCTCCTGCAAGAGGAGAAAACGTAGTGAAGCGAATGCGAAGAGCGATCGCCTTATCCCCGAATAAACCCACCTATCAATTACTTTCAGGACATATTGGTAGTGGCAAATCAACGGAACTCCTAAGATTAAAATTTGAGTTAGAGCAGCAAGGCTTTGCAGTAATTTATTGTGCAGTTGACCAGCATCTACAACTCCATGAAGTTGGCTTAGCAGAGCTTTGGCTAGTAATTCTGAAATTGATTTTGCAACAATTAGAGAGCAAAGGAGATTCAATATCCCTAACCTATTTGCCCAATGCGATCGCGGAAATCGAAAAATGGATGAGGATAATTCCATCTATTAACATCACAACCTCTGGGCAACGCTTACAAAGAATTTTACAAACCTTACAAGATAACGGTCAAAATCGCCGCCAGTTGCACCGCCATATGGAAACACGGCTTACCAACTTACTAATTGTGGCGATCGAAGAAGTGACTGGAGTCGCAGTCGATCGTATTAAACAAACTGGAAAAAAAGGATTAGTGATTTTAGTAGATAACCTTGATCGGCTATCCATTGAGCAGTCCGATCAAATTTTTGGTAAAGGTAGTAAATATTTACGTCAATTTCAATGCCACACTATCTATACTTTGCAACTGCTGGCGATCACTCATCTCAGTGAGCAGTTACAGCCCAAGGGGACTGCCCCGATTGTCTTGCCGAATTTACAGCTATGCGATCGCAATAATGTTGTTAATCCTGAAAGTTTAAACCTACTGCGTCAAGTTGTTTTAGCAAGGATGTTGCCAAATATTGCCCCCGAACTCAGGCTAGATCAAGTTACCGATTGCTTTGAGAATCTAGAAACCCTTGATCGCCTATGTCTAGCTAGCCGTGGTCATCTACCATATTTACTATCCCTACTGCAAGGTTGTTTGCAATCGCAAGATCCACCAATCCGTCTTGAGCTGCTCAACCAAGTCTTGGATAGCGATCGCACTACTCGACTATCAACAATTAGAGATCGCGATCGGCAAGCTTTACACGAATGTGTGACTAGTGATTATGCACTCACACCTGAAACAATCAATTTGTGTCGTCGCCTCTTACTTTTTGCTCATCATGATAATCAGGGCTACTGGTTTAGCAGTCCCTTTATATAG
- a CDS encoding MFS transporter, with product MTHLFDPPTPNLPEIPDPNHADTHANNGNKVGTPELPTDALPADSADSKSVLRNPNFLSLWTGQVFSQIADKIFLVLVIAIVSTQFQHEGETISGWVSAVMVSFTIPAILFGSIAGVYVDRWNKKTVLVSSNILRGLLVLSIPLLLWVTKNSVLPWGAPTGFWGLLCITFLVSTFTQFFTPAEQSAITLVVEKPKLLSANSLYTTTIMGALILGFALGEPLLALSDHLWHNVGQEILVGGSYLVAGIILILLKTGETKEDLHRDSFHLWNDIKEGLQYLNHKKTSLSALIQLICTFSIIAALTVLAVRLAEVMPEIKSEQFGFLLAVASLGMAIGAGIVAKLGDRCSRQMLSLIGSLGMSAFLGMLAIFSDRFGLGLIAIAGTGIFAGLCVIPMQTVIQEETPEDMRGKVFGLQNNAVNIALSLPLSVAGIAESYFGLQKVIFALSAIAIATGILTWYIARQLVES from the coding sequence ATGACCCATTTATTCGATCCGCCTACACCAAATCTGCCAGAGATTCCCGATCCCAACCATGCTGATACTCATGCGAACAATGGCAATAAAGTAGGAACTCCTGAATTACCAACCGATGCATTACCAGCCGATTCTGCTGATTCTAAGTCAGTTCTTCGCAATCCTAATTTTTTATCACTGTGGACAGGGCAGGTCTTTTCGCAGATCGCAGACAAAATCTTTTTAGTACTCGTAATTGCGATCGTTTCTACACAATTTCAGCACGAGGGCGAAACGATTAGCGGTTGGGTCTCCGCAGTCATGGTGTCATTCACAATTCCCGCGATTTTGTTTGGATCGATCGCAGGCGTATATGTGGATCGTTGGAATAAAAAAACAGTTTTAGTTAGTTCTAATATTCTGCGCGGACTATTGGTTCTCAGTATTCCCCTGCTACTCTGGGTTACCAAAAATAGTGTGTTACCTTGGGGCGCACCGACTGGCTTTTGGGGGTTACTATGCATTACTTTTCTGGTCTCCACCTTCACGCAGTTTTTCACGCCAGCCGAACAATCAGCGATTACGCTCGTAGTCGAGAAACCAAAGTTATTGTCAGCGAATTCTCTCTACACAACCACGATCATGGGGGCGTTGATTTTAGGATTTGCCCTTGGCGAACCACTTTTAGCCCTATCCGATCATCTTTGGCATAATGTCGGTCAAGAGATCCTCGTTGGCGGCAGTTATTTAGTCGCAGGGATTATCTTAATTCTATTGAAAACAGGCGAAACTAAGGAAGACTTACATCGTGATAGTTTTCACCTCTGGAATGACATCAAAGAGGGTTTGCAATATCTCAATCATAAAAAGACTTCACTATCGGCACTAATTCAATTAATTTGTACCTTTTCAATTATTGCGGCGCTGACAGTCCTAGCGGTACGCTTAGCCGAAGTGATGCCCGAAATTAAATCGGAGCAGTTTGGATTTTTATTGGCGGTAGCCAGTTTGGGGATGGCGATTGGTGCAGGAATTGTCGCAAAACTAGGCGATCGCTGTAGCCGTCAAATGCTTTCTTTAATTGGCTCCCTTGGGATGTCAGCATTTTTGGGGATGTTGGCGATTTTTAGCGATCGCTTTGGATTGGGACTAATTGCGATCGCGGGTACGGGGATTTTTGCAGGATTATGCGTAATTCCTATGCAGACAGTAATTCAAGAAGAAACGCCTGAAGATATGCGCGGCAAGGTCTTCGGCTTACAAAATAATGCCGTGAATATTGCGCTTAGTTTACCCCTATCAGTGGCTGGGATTGCCGAATCCTATTTTGGATTGCAGAAGGTGATTTTTGCACTGAGTGCGATCGCGATCGCTACGGGCATTCTCACTTGGTACATTGCCCGTCAATTAGTCGAATCATAA
- the recO gene encoding DNA repair protein RecO, translated as MPKEYRATGVNLKGMPLGEHDRLLTILTKEHGLIRAVAAGARKHRSAMAGRSGLFVVNDLQISVGRNMDRIKHAEVLQSFVGLGKTLAKLTAAQYLSELALMQALSAQPQEELFLVLIEHLNRIQDAENQNVLAHLNHGTYHLLAIAGFAPQVHSCCISQSPVIANREQQKWKAGFSIVGGGVINLEITDLASDGNPNSDSAESSMSEAIHNRISHYLTASELLAMQELAQTDLADNILETNTSDWLAVERLLRAYAQYHFDRPIQSSALIDNCFFNI; from the coding sequence TTGCCTAAAGAATATCGAGCCACAGGAGTAAATCTTAAGGGAATGCCCTTGGGTGAACATGATCGCCTATTAACCATTCTCACCAAAGAACATGGCTTGATCAGAGCTGTCGCCGCAGGAGCACGAAAACATCGCTCAGCAATGGCAGGTCGATCAGGCTTATTTGTGGTCAATGATTTGCAGATTTCTGTAGGGCGCAATATGGATCGTATTAAACATGCTGAAGTTTTGCAATCTTTTGTGGGTTTGGGGAAAACTCTAGCTAAGCTTACCGCCGCCCAATATTTATCGGAACTTGCCCTAATGCAAGCATTATCAGCCCAGCCCCAAGAAGAACTATTCTTAGTGCTAATTGAGCATCTAAACCGTATTCAGGATGCTGAAAATCAAAATGTTTTGGCGCATTTGAATCATGGAACATACCATTTGCTGGCGATCGCAGGATTTGCGCCCCAAGTACATAGCTGTTGCATCAGTCAAAGCCCAGTTATAGCCAATCGCGAGCAGCAAAAATGGAAAGCAGGCTTTAGCATTGTCGGCGGTGGAGTCATCAACCTTGAAATAACCGATCTTGCTAGTGACGGTAATCCGAACTCTGATAGCGCTGAATCAAGCATGAGTGAAGCTATACACAATCGCATCAGTCACTACCTCACAGCGTCTGAACTTCTTGCTATGCAAGAACTTGCCCAGACTGATTTAGCAGATAATATTTTAGAAACGAATACATCAGATTGGCTTGCAGTTGAAAGATTGTTACGAGCATATGCACAGTATCATTTTGATAGACCAATCCAGTCTTCGGCTCTGATTGATAACTGTTTTTTTAACATATGA
- a CDS encoding GAF domain-containing protein, which translates to MNTDVTISIAIMNLANRDLSSVLSRITNKLQQDQVVSDALHKLRENLNVDRVVLYYFYTKWKGQVTFEAISEPQYSIIGSTGPDDCFNADYAELYLEGRVQATEDIEKAPISACHQDFLRGMQVRANLVAPVLTHGKLWGLLVGHHCQDVRVWKISDIDLIRQYSHDLAFAPSISDV; encoded by the coding sequence TTGAATACAGATGTAACCATTTCTATTGCCATAATGAATCTTGCCAATCGCGATTTGAGTTCAGTTTTAAGTCGCATCACCAATAAGTTACAACAAGATCAAGTCGTTAGTGACGCTCTACACAAGCTCAGAGAGAATCTTAATGTTGATCGTGTGGTTTTGTACTACTTCTACACGAAATGGAAAGGACAAGTAACCTTTGAAGCGATCAGTGAGCCTCAATATTCGATCATTGGGTCAACTGGTCCCGATGATTGCTTCAATGCCGATTATGCCGAGCTTTATTTGGAAGGACGTGTTCAGGCTACTGAAGATATTGAGAAAGCTCCTATTAGTGCTTGTCATCAAGATTTTTTGCGAGGTATGCAAGTGCGAGCAAATTTAGTTGCACCTGTTTTAACACATGGAAAGCTATGGGGGCTATTAGTTGGACATCATTGTCAAGATGTTAGAGTCTGGAAAATCTCAGATATTGATTTAATCCGTCAATATTCTCATGATCTGGCTTTTGCTCCTTCAATTAGCGATGTATGA